In Drosophila yakuba strain Tai18E2 chromosome 2R, Prin_Dyak_Tai18E2_2.1, whole genome shotgun sequence, a single genomic region encodes these proteins:
- the LOC6529249 gene encoding sodium/hydrogen exchanger 3 isoform X30 has protein sequence MSIRTEQDYDSATPALQQQMNLARRACWRIKSSSSESLFKNIVSAKTDTDTVPPPPSKDKNKTRIEPQTAPAKRNTSSNWRDMFSKRMLLICALVLILGISQAQARPNTIAVGVAPGKVSQDILNPVTQLNLRQSTPVDAVDVSLDPTPSVRLPRAEPLKSGDQDAGESHKMERYPLSSVDFARVKTPFIIGIWILSASIAKIGFHMTPKLHLIFPESCLLIVVGVVIGVVLYFCTDVAVSPLTPNTFFFYMLPPIILDAGYFMPNRLFFDNLGTILLMAVVGTIFNIATIGGSLYACGKMGIYGESETPGLMDVFLFASLISAVDPVAVLAVFEEIHVNEILYIVVFGESLLNDAVTVVMYHMMESYNEIGLDKIIAQDIASGVGSFFVVALGGTAIGIIWGFLTGLVTRFTDHVRVIEPIFIFVMAYLAYLNAEIFHMSGILAITFCGITMKNYVESNISQKSHTTVKYALKMLSSSAETIIFMFLGVATVNNMHVWNTWFVVLTIAFCSVFRVIGVILLSALANRFRLHKLSRVDQFVMSYGGLRGAVAFALVLLVDENVVKQKNMFVTTTIAVIYFTVFLQGITIKPLVKILNVKRANKRKPTMNERIHERFMDHLMAGIEDIVGKTGNYNVRDKFKRFDNRFIRPLLIRDLKGAEPKIIETYSKLTMRDAMEVMRRNPSTIGQMTGTESMSALFRNYTNNYIGGRWAPPTIYTTCPSLTNLDNTCSRNLDMAELDYNPSKKDLTDARIHHLLAEELKPYRRASIQMHRRLSYSRHAVDDRDLSTQVNYKMQMNFRRMFNDRKHHKRSKRGASNKEAKENVKQNHVSFHDFQQNGTTKQLTNAEECQQNPNEINVVGPSDDWDDGLTFTAKSSLAEHPIPEEDRNLSRESDGERRVATPTATESQLPWKRQGDECTDAVQQNEFPAWASNKEYLAYNSPSATFLGGINKPKQPKSVIGLFRRESSSSKAGSVGIGSTGAMDSAATGSDTMMVPMSSQPPNTPSSSMHNPRLDKRSQSISSSSLGAGAHQLGPEGHSGPFPITASHRRNVRRGSMLELSGDTIPEESSYQHGHSKSLCEPADSDEWEGAPLSTAGGANSELLMRMSGREPLLPRPSNTPRAQIRRMNAGAVGGAGVSQAGRKNQVTKALLDYEDSETDSDENDDDEDEDFDSYDDENIVVTTFTTPASGRRSGSSPGSGSEANTATTTTTSIRLTRNNDESII, from the exons ATGAGCATCCGCACGGAGCAGGATTACGACAGTGCCACTCCGGCGCTGCAACAGCAAATGAATTTGGCCCGAAGAGCCTGCTGGAGGATCAAATCCTCCAGCTCGGAATCCCTCTTCAAAAATATAGTTTCTGCaaaaacagatacagatacagtaccaccaccaccatcaaaagataaaaacaaaacgagaaTAGAGCCACAGACAGCGCCCGCGAAACGCAACACATCCTCCAACTGGCGGGATATGTTCAGCAAGAGGATGCTGCTTATTTGCGCCCTAGTCCTGATCCTTGGAATTTCCCAGGCCCAGGCCCGGCCCAACACGATTGCTGTGGGAGTAGCTCCGGGAAAGGTCAGCCAAGATATTCTAAATCCGGTCACCCAGCTAAAT CTGCGCCAGTCGACGCCCGTGGATGCGGTAGATGTGAGCCTGGATCCAACGCCATCGGTGAGGTTGCCACGTGCCGAGCCATTGAAATCCGGTGACCAGGATGCCGGCGAGAGCCACAAAATGGAGCGGTATCCCCTCTCCAGTGTGGACTTTGCTCGGGTAAAGACGCCGTTCATCATCGGAATCTGGATCCTGTCGGCTAGTATAGCTAAAATCG GTTTCCATATGACGCCCAAGCTGCATCTAATATTTCCGGAATCGTGCCTCCTAATTGTCGTGGGCGTGGTAATTGGCGTGGTGCTCTATTTCTGCACCGATGTTGCCGTCTCCCCGCTGACTCCCAATACCTTCTTCTTCTACATGCTGCCACCGATTATCCTGGACGCAGGCTACTTTATGCCCAATAGATTGTTCTTCGACAACCTGGGCACCATCCTGCTGATGGCGGTGGTCGGAACCATCTTCAACATAGCCACCATCG GTGGCTCGTTGTACGCCTGCGGAAAGATGGGAATTTACGGGGAAAGCGAGACTCCGGGTCTAATGGACGTGTTTCTATTTGCCTCACTGATATCTGCTGTGGATCCGGTGGCCGTTTTGGCCGTATTCGAGGAGATACATGTGAATGAGATCCTGTATATTGTCGTCTTTGGCGAGTCCTTGCTGAACGATGCTGTCACG GTTGTGATGTACCACATGATGGAGTCCTACAATGAGATAGGCTTAGACAAAATCATCGCCCAGGACATCGCCAGCGGCGTGGGTTCCTTTTTTGTGGTTGCACTGGGTGGCACTGCCATAG GCATCATCTGGGGCTTTCTCACTGGCTTAGTAACCCGATTCACCGATCACGTGCGTGTCATAGAAcccattttcatatttgtgaTGGCGTACTTGGCGTATCTTAATGCGGAAATATTCCACATGAGCGGCATTTTAGC CATCACTTTCTGTGGTATCACAATGAAAAACTATGTGGAATCGAATATTTCACAAAAGTCGCATACGACTGTTAAATATGCCTTAAAGATGTTATCCAGTTCGGCGGAGACCATTATATTTATGTTCCTAGGCGTGGCCACTGTGAACAACATGCACGTATGGAATACGTGGTTTGTGGTATTGACCATTGCCTTCTGTTCAGTTTTTCGTGTAATTG GTGTCATTTTGCTATCGGCCCTTGCCAATCGCTTCCGTCTGCACAAATTGTCCCGGGTGGATCAGTTTGTGATGTCGTACGGAGGATTGCGTGGTGCAGTGGCCTTTGCCCTAGTACTGTTAGTGGACGAGAATGTGGTCAAGCAGAAGAACATGTTTGTTACCACAACGATAGCTGTGATTTACTTTACTGTCTTCCTGCAAGGAATCACTATTAAGCCGCTGGTGAAAATCCTTAATGTGAAGCGCGCTAATAAACGCAAGCCAACCATGAACGAGCGAATTCATGAAAGG TTCATGGATCACTTGATGGCTGGAATTGAGGATATAGTGGGCAAAACGGGCAACTACAATGTGCGGGATAAGTTCAAGCGTTTCGACAATCGCTTCATTCGTCCGCTGCTGATCAGAGATCTTAAG GGAGCTGAGCCAAAGATCATCGAGACGTACTCCAAACTGACAATGCGCGATGCCATGGAAGTCATGAGGCGAAATCCATCCACTATTGGCCAGATGACGGGAACCGAGTCTATGAGCGCCCTTTTCCGGAATTATACCAATAACTATATTGGCGGCAGGTGGGCACCGCCAACAATATACACCACCTG TCCCAGTCTAACAAATCTAGACAATACTTGCTCACGTAATCTGGACATGGCTGAGCTGGATTATAATCCCTCTAAGAAGGATCTGACCGATGCCAGGATACATCATCTTTTGGCCGAAGAACTGAAGCCTTATAGAAGG GCCTCAATACAAATG CACCGTCGTCTTAGTTATAGCCGACACGCAGTAGATGACAGAGACTTGTCCACTCAG GTCAATTACAAGATGCAAATGAACTTCAGGCGCATGTTTAATGATCGAAAACATCACAAACGCAGCAAACGTGGTGCCAGCAACAAG GAGGCCAAGGAGAACGTTAAGCAGAATCACGTCTCTTTCCATGACTTTCAACAAAACGGCACCACTAAGCAGCTGACCAATG CAGAAGAGTGCCAACAGAATCCCAACGAGATCAATGTTGTTGGCCCGAGCGACGATTGGGATGATGGCCTGACGTTCACCGCCAAATCATCAC TGGCCGAACATCCCATTCCCGAGGAGGATCGTAATCTGTCCCGCGAATCCGACGGAGAAAGGCgtgtggccacgcccaccgccacGGAATCCCAGTTGCCTTGGAAACGGCAGGGTGACGAATGCAcggatgcagtgcagcagaACGAGTTCCCCGCTTGGGCCTCCAACAAGGAGTACTTGGCCTACAATTCCCCCAGTGCAACATTCCTAG GTGGTATAAACAAGCCTAAACAGCCAAAGTCCGTCATAGGTCTCTTCCGACGTGAGAGTTCTAGCTCGAAGGCCGGGAGCGTTGGCATCGGCAGCACAGGAGCCATGGACTCTGCCGCCACTGGCTCCGACACGATGATGGTGCCCATGTCCAGCCAGCCGCCCAACACTCCATCGTCGTCCATGCACAATCCGCGGCTGGACAAGCGCTCCCAGTCGATTTCGTCCAGTTCTCTGGGCGCTGGAGCGCATCAGCTAGGTCCGGAGGGTCATTCCGGCCCATTTCCGATTACGGCCAGTCACCGGCGGAACGTACGCAGGGGCTCCATGCTTGAGCTAAGCGG AGACACAATACCAGAGGAGTCGTCGTACCAGCATGGACACTCCAAGTCCTTGTGTGAGCCGGCGGACTCGGATGAATGGGAGGGAGCACCATTGTCCACAGCTGGTGGAGCGAACAGTGAGCTTTTAATGCGAATGAGCGGCAGGGAACCgctcctgccacgcccatccaACACGCCTCGTGCCCAGATCCGTCGCATGAACGCCGGTGCGGTGGGCGGGGCTGGCGTGAGTCAAGCGGGCCGGAAAAACCAGGTGACCAAGGCGCTGTTGGACTACGAGGATTCCGAAACCGACTCCGATGagaatgatgatgatgaggacgaggacTTTGATTCCTACGATGACGAAAACATTGTGGTCACCACTTTTACAACACCGGCCTCGGGCAGAAGATCGGGATCTAGTCCAGGATCCGGATCAGAAGCCAACACCGCCACTACCACCACGACTAGCATTAGGCTTACCCGCAACAACGACGAAAGCATCATTTGA
- the LOC6529249 gene encoding sodium/hydrogen exchanger 3 isoform X26, which produces MSIRTEQDYDSATPALQQQMNLARRACWRIKSSSSESLFKNIVSAKTDTDTVPPPPSKDKNKTRIEPQTAPAKRNTSSNWRDMFSKRMLLICALVLILGISQAQARPNTIAVGVAPGKVSQDILNPVTQLNLRQSTPVDAVDVSLDPTPSVRLPRAEPLKSGDQDAGESHKMERYPLSSVDFARVKTPFIIGIWILSASIAKIGFHMTPKLHLIFPESCLLIVVGVVIGVVLYFCTDVAVSPLTPNTFFFYMLPPIILDAGYFMPNRLFFDNLGTILLMAVVGTIFNIATIGGSLYACGKMGIYGESETPGLMDVFLFASLISAVDPVAVLAVFEEIHVNEILYIVVFGESLLNDAVTVVMYHMMESYNEIGLDKIIAQDIASGVGSFFVVALGGTAIGIIWGFLTGLVTRFTDHVRVIEPIFIFVMAYLAYLNAEIFHMSGILAITFCGITMKNYVESNISQKSHTTVKYALKMLSSSAETIIFMFLGVATVNNMHVWNTWFVVLTIAFCSVFRVIGVILLSALANRFRLHKLSRVDQFVMSYGGLRGAVAFALVLLVDENVVKQKNMFVTTTIAVIYFTVFLQGITIKPLVKILNVKRANKRKPTMNERIHERFMDHLMAGIEDIVGKTGNYNVRDKFKRFDNRFIRPLLIRDLKGAEPKIIETYSKLTMRDAMEVMRRNPSTIGQMTGTESMSALFRNYTNNYIGGRWAPPTIYTTCPSLTNLDNTCSRNLDMAELDYNPSKKDLTDARIHHLLAEELKPYRRASIQMHRRLSYSRHAVDDRDLSTQVNYKMQMNFRRMFNDRKHHKRSKRGASNKEAKENVKQNHVSFHDFQQNGTTKQLTNAEECQQNPNEINVVGPSDDWDDGLTFTAKSSPDSDRANNNSLIAHIQNLPGFDASKARIVVQHYAPRADDYPDTDLESPEQAIGPTAAELILPWRRDRSYQSIVAEHPIPEEDRNLSRESDGERRVATPTATESQLPWKRQGDECTDAVQQNEFPAWASNKEYLAYNSPSATFLGGINKPKQPKSVIGLFRRESSSSKAGSVGIGSTGAMDSAATGSDTMMVPMSSQPPNTPSSSMHNPRLDKRSQSISSSSLGAGAHQLGPEGHSGPFPITASHRRNVRRGSMLELSGDTIPEESSYQHGHSKSLCEPADSDEWEGAPLSTAGGANSELLMRMSGREPLLPRPSNTPRAQIRRMNAGAVGGAGVSQAGRKNQVTKALLDYEDSETDSDENDDDEDEDFDSYDDENIVVTTFTTPASGRRSGSSPGSGSEANTATTTTTSIRLTRNNDESII; this is translated from the exons ATGAGCATCCGCACGGAGCAGGATTACGACAGTGCCACTCCGGCGCTGCAACAGCAAATGAATTTGGCCCGAAGAGCCTGCTGGAGGATCAAATCCTCCAGCTCGGAATCCCTCTTCAAAAATATAGTTTCTGCaaaaacagatacagatacagtaccaccaccaccatcaaaagataaaaacaaaacgagaaTAGAGCCACAGACAGCGCCCGCGAAACGCAACACATCCTCCAACTGGCGGGATATGTTCAGCAAGAGGATGCTGCTTATTTGCGCCCTAGTCCTGATCCTTGGAATTTCCCAGGCCCAGGCCCGGCCCAACACGATTGCTGTGGGAGTAGCTCCGGGAAAGGTCAGCCAAGATATTCTAAATCCGGTCACCCAGCTAAAT CTGCGCCAGTCGACGCCCGTGGATGCGGTAGATGTGAGCCTGGATCCAACGCCATCGGTGAGGTTGCCACGTGCCGAGCCATTGAAATCCGGTGACCAGGATGCCGGCGAGAGCCACAAAATGGAGCGGTATCCCCTCTCCAGTGTGGACTTTGCTCGGGTAAAGACGCCGTTCATCATCGGAATCTGGATCCTGTCGGCTAGTATAGCTAAAATCG GTTTCCATATGACGCCCAAGCTGCATCTAATATTTCCGGAATCGTGCCTCCTAATTGTCGTGGGCGTGGTAATTGGCGTGGTGCTCTATTTCTGCACCGATGTTGCCGTCTCCCCGCTGACTCCCAATACCTTCTTCTTCTACATGCTGCCACCGATTATCCTGGACGCAGGCTACTTTATGCCCAATAGATTGTTCTTCGACAACCTGGGCACCATCCTGCTGATGGCGGTGGTCGGAACCATCTTCAACATAGCCACCATCG GTGGCTCGTTGTACGCCTGCGGAAAGATGGGAATTTACGGGGAAAGCGAGACTCCGGGTCTAATGGACGTGTTTCTATTTGCCTCACTGATATCTGCTGTGGATCCGGTGGCCGTTTTGGCCGTATTCGAGGAGATACATGTGAATGAGATCCTGTATATTGTCGTCTTTGGCGAGTCCTTGCTGAACGATGCTGTCACG GTTGTGATGTACCACATGATGGAGTCCTACAATGAGATAGGCTTAGACAAAATCATCGCCCAGGACATCGCCAGCGGCGTGGGTTCCTTTTTTGTGGTTGCACTGGGTGGCACTGCCATAG GCATCATCTGGGGCTTTCTCACTGGCTTAGTAACCCGATTCACCGATCACGTGCGTGTCATAGAAcccattttcatatttgtgaTGGCGTACTTGGCGTATCTTAATGCGGAAATATTCCACATGAGCGGCATTTTAGC CATCACTTTCTGTGGTATCACAATGAAAAACTATGTGGAATCGAATATTTCACAAAAGTCGCATACGACTGTTAAATATGCCTTAAAGATGTTATCCAGTTCGGCGGAGACCATTATATTTATGTTCCTAGGCGTGGCCACTGTGAACAACATGCACGTATGGAATACGTGGTTTGTGGTATTGACCATTGCCTTCTGTTCAGTTTTTCGTGTAATTG GTGTCATTTTGCTATCGGCCCTTGCCAATCGCTTCCGTCTGCACAAATTGTCCCGGGTGGATCAGTTTGTGATGTCGTACGGAGGATTGCGTGGTGCAGTGGCCTTTGCCCTAGTACTGTTAGTGGACGAGAATGTGGTCAAGCAGAAGAACATGTTTGTTACCACAACGATAGCTGTGATTTACTTTACTGTCTTCCTGCAAGGAATCACTATTAAGCCGCTGGTGAAAATCCTTAATGTGAAGCGCGCTAATAAACGCAAGCCAACCATGAACGAGCGAATTCATGAAAGG TTCATGGATCACTTGATGGCTGGAATTGAGGATATAGTGGGCAAAACGGGCAACTACAATGTGCGGGATAAGTTCAAGCGTTTCGACAATCGCTTCATTCGTCCGCTGCTGATCAGAGATCTTAAG GGAGCTGAGCCAAAGATCATCGAGACGTACTCCAAACTGACAATGCGCGATGCCATGGAAGTCATGAGGCGAAATCCATCCACTATTGGCCAGATGACGGGAACCGAGTCTATGAGCGCCCTTTTCCGGAATTATACCAATAACTATATTGGCGGCAGGTGGGCACCGCCAACAATATACACCACCTG TCCCAGTCTAACAAATCTAGACAATACTTGCTCACGTAATCTGGACATGGCTGAGCTGGATTATAATCCCTCTAAGAAGGATCTGACCGATGCCAGGATACATCATCTTTTGGCCGAAGAACTGAAGCCTTATAGAAGG GCCTCAATACAAATG CACCGTCGTCTTAGTTATAGCCGACACGCAGTAGATGACAGAGACTTGTCCACTCAG GTCAATTACAAGATGCAAATGAACTTCAGGCGCATGTTTAATGATCGAAAACATCACAAACGCAGCAAACGTGGTGCCAGCAACAAG GAGGCCAAGGAGAACGTTAAGCAGAATCACGTCTCTTTCCATGACTTTCAACAAAACGGCACCACTAAGCAGCTGACCAATG CAGAAGAGTGCCAACAGAATCCCAACGAGATCAATGTTGTTGGCCCGAGCGACGATTGGGATGATGGCCTGACGTTCACCGCCAAATCATCAC CTGACTCGGACCGTGCCAATAACAATTCCCTGATAGCCCACATCCAAAACCTGCCGGGTTTCGATGCCTCCAAGGCCCGTATCGTCGTCCAGCACTATGCGCCCAGGGCCGACGACTATCCGGACACAGATCTAGAGTCCCCGGAACAGGCCATTGGGCCCACGGCCGCCGAATTGATATTGCCGTGGCGGCGGGATCGTTCATACCAGAGCATTG TGGCCGAACATCCCATTCCCGAGGAGGATCGTAATCTGTCCCGCGAATCCGACGGAGAAAGGCgtgtggccacgcccaccgccacGGAATCCCAGTTGCCTTGGAAACGGCAGGGTGACGAATGCAcggatgcagtgcagcagaACGAGTTCCCCGCTTGGGCCTCCAACAAGGAGTACTTGGCCTACAATTCCCCCAGTGCAACATTCCTAG GTGGTATAAACAAGCCTAAACAGCCAAAGTCCGTCATAGGTCTCTTCCGACGTGAGAGTTCTAGCTCGAAGGCCGGGAGCGTTGGCATCGGCAGCACAGGAGCCATGGACTCTGCCGCCACTGGCTCCGACACGATGATGGTGCCCATGTCCAGCCAGCCGCCCAACACTCCATCGTCGTCCATGCACAATCCGCGGCTGGACAAGCGCTCCCAGTCGATTTCGTCCAGTTCTCTGGGCGCTGGAGCGCATCAGCTAGGTCCGGAGGGTCATTCCGGCCCATTTCCGATTACGGCCAGTCACCGGCGGAACGTACGCAGGGGCTCCATGCTTGAGCTAAGCGG AGACACAATACCAGAGGAGTCGTCGTACCAGCATGGACACTCCAAGTCCTTGTGTGAGCCGGCGGACTCGGATGAATGGGAGGGAGCACCATTGTCCACAGCTGGTGGAGCGAACAGTGAGCTTTTAATGCGAATGAGCGGCAGGGAACCgctcctgccacgcccatccaACACGCCTCGTGCCCAGATCCGTCGCATGAACGCCGGTGCGGTGGGCGGGGCTGGCGTGAGTCAAGCGGGCCGGAAAAACCAGGTGACCAAGGCGCTGTTGGACTACGAGGATTCCGAAACCGACTCCGATGagaatgatgatgatgaggacgaggacTTTGATTCCTACGATGACGAAAACATTGTGGTCACCACTTTTACAACACCGGCCTCGGGCAGAAGATCGGGATCTAGTCCAGGATCCGGATCAGAAGCCAACACCGCCACTACCACCACGACTAGCATTAGGCTTACCCGCAACAACGACGAAAGCATCATTTGA